In Desulfosudis oleivorans Hxd3, the DNA window CATATCGCCGGCATGCCGCCGGTCAAAACCACGGAAGAGTTGGCCACCCCGGAGCAGGAGAAACTGACGGCGCTGCTGGCCGCGACAGTGGAAGAGAACCGGCAGGTGATCAATGATTACCTTGAGATGGTCCGCAACCACCTGCGGCGGTCATCCGCCTCCAAGCTGCTCCTTTACATGGCCGCTGTCACGGCAAACCTTCTGGAAGCCTTGGCATGGCTGAAGGAAAAAGGCGTGGCCATTCGGGACATCAAGCCGGACAACCTGCTGGTGGCCGGTGACCAGGCCCGGTTTCCCGTGTTTCTGGCCGACCCGGCCCAGTTTGCCATCGGGCTGATCGATTTTGAGACTGCCGTGGTTTTTAAACCCGAAGCCGGGGAGCCGGTGGCCCAGCCCATGCTGGGCGGAACCCCGCCCTATGCCACACCCCTTAACCTTTTTGCCAACAAGCTGATTGCGGTTGTTTATAAGGACCTGGACCGCGCCCTGTACCTTCAGGACTGGTATGCCATGGCAGGCCTGATATACGGCATTCTCACCGGCTCCCAGCTGTTTGCGAAAACCGCCCGGGTGTTTCTGGCCCTGCCGAAGAAGATCGCCGAGGCAAGCAAGGCCGGCCGGTCCGGCGCCCATATCGTGGCCCAGGTAAGCCGGTTTTTTTGGGAAAGCGCCCTGGCCGAGTTTGAAGCCGGCATCGTGGCCCGCCGGGCGGACCTGAGTGCCATCGGCGTGCCCCTGTCAGAGTCGGTGGCAGCGATGTTTGTTCACGAGCTTGAAATGGAAAACAAGCGGGCCGATGCTATGATCGACGACCTGATTCAGCGGCAGGTATTGTTTAAAAACAGCACCAACCAGGAGGTGCTTTACAGCAGCAGCGCGGCCCAGGTGGAGCGTTTCGCGGCCAAAGCCGGCGCCGTGCCGGGTGTGGATCAGGCATCTTTGGGCATGCTGGAATCGATTTGCCGGCTCAAGGGAAGAATGGAGGCAAACCAGGCGCTTCAGGAGCGGTTGAAACAGATCAATCCGGTTCTTTCAGTACTTGAGGTGCTGCACCTGCTTTTTTATCGGGCCGCCGTCTTCATGTACCCGGAAACGATTATACGGGACCGGGCCGCGGGAACATCCGGGGCCCCGGCAGCGGAGAAGACGTCATGACCGCTTCTGCTTATTCAAAACCCGTTGTGATCGTGGGCATCGGCCAGATGGGCGGTGTGTTTGCCAGGGCTTTTCTGGGCGCCGGCCGCCCGGTCTACCCGGTGACGGCGCAAATGGCCATGGCCGACGCGGCCGCAGCCTGCCCCAACCCTGATTTTGTACTGCTGGCCGTACCCGAAAACGTGCTTTCCCAAACCCTGGCCCGGGTGCCGG includes these proteins:
- a CDS encoding protein kinase family protein, which encodes MTDSNDKKTAGTTVESLTAYFLKLYKIHLGLSQDSPSEIVPVGPYPPNPKLFTYDLRVEQRGEWVSRRLTLGRIAEDTGSKSSCFFAIFDKQLVIKVPPSPIKDFETYLAHIERDKRIARILAPRPCLIPGVSAILSRVHKFPRDHEIQGEQRENIYYEWLRYSTENQVFLKIDGKFAFFMDLAQHMFLPEVVALFHGQDKKMQQEITADVSILDAMDRFEGRYGMDQMGLGIELKEVLDGFESRVRRALGQSAAALSGRHDLPRHWFFRHIAGMPPVKTTEELATPEQEKLTALLAATVEENRQVINDYLEMVRNHLRRSSASKLLLYMAAVTANLLEALAWLKEKGVAIRDIKPDNLLVAGDQARFPVFLADPAQFAIGLIDFETAVVFKPEAGEPVAQPMLGGTPPYATPLNLFANKLIAVVYKDLDRALYLQDWYAMAGLIYGILTGSQLFAKTARVFLALPKKIAEASKAGRSGAHIVAQVSRFFWESALAEFEAGIVARRADLSAIGVPLSESVAAMFVHELEMENKRADAMIDDLIQRQVLFKNSTNQEVLYSSSAAQVERFAAKAGAVPGVDQASLGMLESICRLKGRMEANQALQERLKQINPVLSVLEVLHLLFYRAAVFMYPETIIRDRAAGTSGAPAAEKTS